One region of Juglans microcarpa x Juglans regia isolate MS1-56 chromosome 7S, Jm3101_v1.0, whole genome shotgun sequence genomic DNA includes:
- the LOC121240612 gene encoding oxysterol-binding protein-related protein 3C, which produces MSSPKKNEGKGFFAAMSSGLSVFGNAMHRSVNGLLGYEGVEVINPEGGKEDAEEEAQRGRWKQEDRDSYWKMMHKYIGSDVTSMVTLPVLIFEPMTMLQKMAELMEYSYLLDQADECEDPYMRLVYASSWAISVYFAYQRTWKPFNPILGETYEMSNHGGITFISEQVSHHPPMSAGHAENEHFTYDVTSKLKTKFLGNSLDVYPVGRTRVTLKKDGVVLDLVPPPTKVNNLIFGRTWVDSPGEMVMTNLTTGDKVILYFQPCGWFGAGRYEVDGYVYNAAEEPKILITGKWNESLSYQPCDIEGEPLPGTELKEVWHVADIPENDKFQYTHFAHKINSFDTAPRKLLASDSRLRPDRYALERGDLSKAGAEKSSLEERQRAEKRNREAKEHQFTPRWFDLTDEVTSTPWGDLEVYQYNSKYTQHRAAVDSSDSVNEVDVRSIEFNPWQYGNLSEE; this is translated from the exons ATGAGTAGCCCTAAGAAGAACGAGGGTAAGGGCTTCTTCGCAGCCATGAGTTCTGGTCTCTCCGTGTTCGGCAACGCCATGCATCGATCCGTCAACGG GTTGCTTGGTTATGAAGGGGTAGAAGTGATAAATCCAGAGGGAGGAAAAGAAGATGCAGAGGAGGAAGCTCAGAGAGGAAGATGGAAACAGGAG GATAGAGACAGCTACTGGAAAATGATGCACAAGTATATAGGTTCAGATGTTACATCAATGGTCACACTTCCGGTCCTTATTTTTGAGCCAATGACTATGCTTCAGAAAATGGCAGAG TTGATGGAATACTCGTACCTGCTGGATCAAGCAGATGAATGCGAGGATCCATATATGCGATTGGTGTATGCCT CATCATGGGCTATATCTGTATACTTTGCCTATCAACGAACCTGGAAGCCTTTTAATCCTATTCTAGGGGAGACTTATGAAATGAGCAATCATGGAGGTATTACATTTATTTCAGAGCAG gTGAGTCATCATCCTCCAATGAGTGCTGGACACGCTGAAAATGAGCATTTTACTTATGATGTGACATCAAAGTTGAAAACTAAATTTTTAGGAAATTCTCTCGATGTTTACCCTGTTGGAAG AACACGTGTGACTCTTAAAAAGGATGGTGTGGTCTTGGATTTGGTGCCGCCTCCTACTAAGGTTAATAACCTGATTTTTGGCCGTACTTGGGTTGATTCACCAGGCGAGATGGTTATGACGAATTTGACTACGGGAGACAAAGTCATTCTATACTTCCAGCCATGTGGCTGGTTTGG AGCTGGTCGCTATGAGGTGGATGGGTATGTATATAATGCTGCTGAGGAACCTAAAATATTGATTACTGGGAAATGGAACGAGTCTTTGAGTTATCAACCATGTGACATTGAAGGGGAACCCCTTCCAGGCACAGAACTGAAAGAG GTTTGGCATGTTGCTGATATTCCAGAGAATGACAAATTTCAATACACACATTttgcacataaaataaatagctTTGACACTGCTCCTAGGAAGTTGTTGGCATCAGATTCTCGCTTGCGCCCTGATAGATATGCACTTGAGAGGGGTGATCTATCCAAAGCTGGTGCAGAAAAGagcag TTTGGAGGAGAGACAGAGAGCTGAAAAGAGAAACCGAGAGGCCAAGGAACATCAGTTTACACCAAGATGGTTTGATTTAACGGATGAAGTTACATCTACGCCTTGGGGTGATTTGGAAGTCTACCAATACAACAGTAAATACACACAACATCGGGCTGCTGTAGACAGCTCAGATAGCGTCAATGAGGTTGATGTTAGATCAATAGAATTCAACCCATGGCAGTATGGTAATTTGTCTGAAGAATGA